A genome region from Bradyrhizobium commune includes the following:
- the nuoF gene encoding NADH-quinone oxidoreductase subunit NuoF, with product MLEDKDRIFKNLYGLHDWGLEGARRRGAWDGTKAIIDKGRDWIINEMKASGLRGRGGAGFPTGLKWSFMPKESTDGRPSYLVVNADESEPGTCKDREIMRHDPHLLIEGCLIASCAMNAHTCYIYVRGEFIREREHLQAAIDQAYDAKLVGKDNVNGWPFDIYVAHGAGAYICGEETALLESLEGKKGQPRLKPPFPANVGLFGCPTTVNNVESIAVAPDILRRGAAWFAGIGRPNNVGTKLFCISGHVERPCNVEEAMGIPFRELIEKHCGGIRGGWDNLKAVIPGGSSVRMVPAEQIIDTPMDFDSLSKLRSGLGTAAVIVMDKSTDLIRSIARISYFYKHESCGQCTPCREGTGWMWRVLTRMAEGRAHKREIDMLLEVTKQVEGHTICALGDAAAWPIQGLIAHFRHEIEARIDQYSHKADIDDAGVRDPVNMVAAE from the coding sequence ATGCTCGAGGACAAGGACCGCATCTTCAAGAACCTCTACGGCCTCCACGATTGGGGGCTCGAGGGCGCGCGGCGCCGCGGCGCCTGGGATGGCACCAAGGCCATCATCGACAAGGGCCGCGACTGGATCATCAACGAGATGAAGGCCTCGGGCCTGCGCGGCCGTGGCGGCGCCGGCTTCCCGACCGGGTTGAAGTGGTCCTTCATGCCGAAGGAATCGACCGACGGCCGTCCCAGCTATCTCGTCGTCAACGCCGACGAGTCCGAGCCCGGCACCTGCAAGGATCGCGAGATCATGCGGCACGATCCGCATCTGCTGATCGAAGGCTGCCTGATCGCGAGCTGCGCGATGAACGCGCACACCTGCTACATCTATGTCCGCGGCGAATTCATCCGCGAGCGTGAGCACCTTCAGGCCGCGATCGACCAGGCCTATGACGCCAAGCTGGTCGGCAAGGACAACGTCAACGGCTGGCCGTTCGACATCTATGTCGCCCACGGCGCCGGCGCCTATATCTGCGGCGAGGAAACTGCCCTGCTCGAAAGCCTCGAGGGCAAGAAGGGCCAGCCGCGGCTGAAGCCGCCGTTCCCGGCCAATGTCGGCCTGTTCGGCTGCCCGACCACCGTCAACAACGTCGAGTCCATCGCCGTTGCGCCCGATATTCTGCGTCGTGGCGCAGCCTGGTTTGCCGGCATCGGCCGCCCGAACAATGTCGGCACCAAGCTGTTCTGTATCTCCGGCCATGTCGAGCGGCCCTGCAACGTCGAAGAAGCCATGGGCATTCCGTTCCGTGAGCTGATCGAGAAGCATTGCGGCGGCATCCGTGGCGGCTGGGACAACCTCAAGGCCGTGATCCCCGGTGGCTCGTCGGTGCGCATGGTGCCGGCCGAGCAGATCATCGACACGCCGATGGATTTCGACAGTCTGAGCAAGCTGCGCTCGGGTCTCGGCACCGCGGCCGTGATCGTGATGGACAAGTCGACCGACCTGATCCGCTCCATCGCCCGCATCTCCTATTTCTACAAGCATGAGAGCTGCGGCCAGTGCACGCCGTGCCGCGAGGGCACCGGCTGGATGTGGCGTGTCTTGACGCGCATGGCCGAGGGTCGCGCGCATAAACGCGAAATCGACATGCTGCTAGAGGTGACAAAACAGGTCGAAGGCCACACCATCTGCGCGCTCGGCGACGCAGCCGCCTGGCCGATCCAGGGCCTGATCGCGCATTTCCGTCACGAGATCGAAGCGCGCATCGACCAGTATTCGCACAAGGCCGACATCGACGATGCCGGCGTCCGCGATCCCGTGAACATGGTCGCGGCGGAGTAG
- a CDS encoding MarR family winged helix-turn-helix transcriptional regulator, protein MNQTPSRDGWTAPEVQASEPAPITVMLSSRLMVLANLLKRGAILRYKRLAGLSSVEFGLVASLGRRPPMSVARLAEAVGQDKGQISRALAELVSRKLIAKSANPKDSREVLVSLTSAGLAAHDAIVAGAQERNRLLLEHLSKQEFETLLAQIDRLTATAEKMLEAEKAPR, encoded by the coding sequence ATGAACCAGACACCGAGCAGGGACGGGTGGACGGCACCCGAGGTGCAGGCCAGCGAGCCGGCACCGATCACCGTGATGCTGTCGTCGCGGCTGATGGTGCTTGCCAATCTGCTCAAGCGCGGCGCGATCCTGCGCTACAAGCGCCTCGCCGGATTGTCGTCGGTGGAATTCGGCCTGGTCGCCTCGCTCGGCCGACGTCCGCCGATGAGCGTGGCGCGGCTTGCCGAAGCCGTCGGCCAGGACAAGGGCCAGATCAGCCGCGCGCTCGCCGAGCTTGTGTCGCGAAAGCTGATCGCAAAATCCGCCAATCCAAAAGACAGCCGCGAGGTGTTGGTGTCGCTGACATCAGCAGGCCTCGCCGCGCATGATGCGATCGTCGCCGGCGCACAGGAGCGCAATCGGCTATTGCTCGAGCATTTGAGCAAGCAAGAATTCGAGACATTGCTTGCGCAGATCGATCGCCTCACGGCGACCGCGGAAAAGATGCTCGAAGCCGAGAAAGCTCCGCGCTGA
- a CDS encoding aromatic ring-hydroxylating dioxygenase subunit alpha, giving the protein MTITQRDRDLGTAYAMKPAQTRTELTSVVRGTPMGELLRRYWHPVGLVSDATDTPKQVRALGEDLILFRDRNGRVGLLHARCCHRGTTLYYGKVEEDGIRCCYHGWKFDTQGHCLEQPCEPDGGQFKDKVRQPWYPIEERYGLIFAYMGPAEKRPVLPRYECLENMDDGEFVEADDSSIGGGGPAIIPCNWLQHFENVVDPYHVPVLHGSFSGPQFTNMMASMPEVKFDKTPRGIAVRSIRKQDDGKVFYRVTEAALPTLRVVPNPRVAQFARVESIGWTLPIDDTSFRIYVAGRVKTSGDIGRMRSKFNGKFWWDMTEEEHQQFPGDYEAQVGQGEVTIHSEEHFGQSDRGILMIRRMLGEQLEAMEAGQDPIGVSFDTSAAPVEFEAGNYIREG; this is encoded by the coding sequence ATGACCATCACCCAGCGGGATCGCGATCTCGGCACCGCCTATGCGATGAAGCCGGCGCAGACGCGCACCGAGCTCACCTCGGTCGTGCGCGGCACGCCGATGGGCGAACTGCTCCGCCGCTACTGGCATCCGGTCGGGCTTGTCAGTGACGCCACCGACACGCCGAAGCAGGTGCGCGCGCTCGGCGAAGACCTGATCCTGTTCCGTGACAGGAACGGCCGCGTCGGCCTGCTGCACGCCCGCTGCTGCCATCGCGGCACCACGCTCTACTATGGCAAGGTCGAGGAAGACGGCATTCGCTGCTGCTATCACGGCTGGAAGTTCGACACCCAAGGCCATTGCCTGGAGCAGCCCTGCGAGCCCGATGGCGGCCAGTTCAAGGACAAGGTGCGTCAGCCCTGGTATCCGATCGAGGAGCGCTACGGGCTGATCTTCGCCTATATGGGCCCGGCCGAGAAACGCCCGGTGCTGCCGCGCTATGAGTGCCTGGAAAACATGGATGACGGCGAGTTCGTCGAGGCCGACGATTCCTCGATCGGCGGCGGCGGCCCGGCCATCATCCCCTGCAACTGGCTCCAGCATTTCGAGAATGTGGTCGATCCCTACCACGTGCCGGTGCTGCACGGCTCGTTCTCGGGCCCGCAATTCACCAACATGATGGCCTCGATGCCGGAGGTGAAGTTCGACAAGACGCCGCGCGGCATTGCCGTGCGCTCGATCCGCAAGCAGGACGACGGCAAGGTGTTTTACCGCGTCACCGAAGCGGCGCTGCCCACTCTGCGCGTGGTGCCGAATCCGCGCGTCGCGCAGTTCGCCCGCGTCGAGTCGATCGGCTGGACGCTGCCGATCGACGACACCTCGTTCCGCATCTACGTCGCTGGGCGCGTGAAAACTTCCGGCGACATCGGCCGCATGCGCTCGAAGTTCAACGGCAAATTCTGGTGGGACATGACGGAAGAAGAGCACCAGCAATTCCCCGGCGACTACGAAGCCCAGGTCGGCCAGGGCGAGGTCACGATCCATTCCGAGGAGCACTTCGGCCAGAGCGACCGCGGCATCCTGATGATCCGGCGTATGCTGGGCGAGCAGCTCGAGGCGATGGAAGCAGGCCAGGACCCGATCGGCGTCTCATTCGACACAAGTGCCGCGCCGGTCGAATTCGAAGCGGGGAATTACATCCGCGAAGGCTGA
- the nuoG gene encoding NADH-quinone oxidoreductase subunit NuoG, producing MTKLIIDGKEIDVPADYTLLQACEAAGAEIPRFCYHERLSIAGNCRMCLVEVKGGPKPVASCAWGVRDCRPGPKGEPPEISTRSPMVKKAREGVMEFLLINHPLDCPICDQGGECDLQDQAMGYGVDTSRFAENKRAVEDKYLGALVKTSMNRCIQCTRCVRFSAEVAGAPEMGATGRGEDMEITTYLQHALTSELQGNLVDICPVGALTSKPYAFAARPWELGKTQSIDVMDGVGSSIRVDTRGREVMRVLPRINEAVNEEWISDKTRHVVDGLRTQRLDRPYIREAGKLRAASWQEAFAAIASKAARTDGKRIGAIAGDLAGVEEMFALKDLLAKFGSANLAVQGGDAFDPALGRGSYIFNPTLAGVEQADALLIIGANPRKEAAVFNARIRKRYRTGGLKVGVIGAKADLTYDYDYLGAGSETLGELAAGKHSFMDVLKNAKHPIILVGAGAAARHDGAAILASAAKLALDVGALTDGWNGFGVLHETASRVGALDVGFVAGPGGLNAAQMTTFGTLDLLFLLGADEIKAPDGTFVVYIGTHGDRGAHRADVILPGAAYTEKSAIYVNTEGRAQMTGRAAFPPGEAREDWAIVRALSEALGKKLGYDSLAALRQAIFKAVPHLIRLDQIEAGSADQIKSLAGKGGAPEKAPFKALVEDFYLTNPIARASAVMAECSRLASGQMLTAAE from the coding sequence ATGACCAAGCTCATCATCGACGGCAAAGAGATCGATGTCCCGGCCGACTATACGCTGCTTCAGGCGTGCGAGGCGGCCGGCGCCGAGATTCCGCGCTTCTGCTATCACGAGCGGCTGTCGATCGCCGGCAATTGCCGGATGTGCCTCGTCGAGGTGAAGGGTGGCCCGAAGCCGGTCGCAAGCTGCGCCTGGGGCGTGCGCGACTGCCGTCCGGGCCCCAAGGGCGAGCCGCCGGAAATCTCCACCCGTTCGCCGATGGTGAAGAAGGCACGCGAAGGCGTGATGGAATTCCTTCTCATCAACCATCCGTTGGACTGCCCGATCTGCGACCAGGGCGGCGAGTGCGATCTGCAAGACCAGGCGATGGGTTATGGCGTCGACACCAGCCGCTTCGCCGAGAACAAGCGCGCGGTCGAGGACAAATATCTCGGCGCACTGGTCAAGACCTCGATGAACCGCTGCATCCAGTGCACGCGCTGCGTCCGCTTCTCGGCGGAAGTCGCCGGTGCCCCCGAGATGGGCGCGACCGGCCGCGGCGAGGACATGGAGATCACGACCTATCTCCAGCACGCGCTGACGTCGGAACTCCAGGGCAATCTCGTCGATATCTGCCCGGTCGGTGCGCTGACCTCGAAGCCCTATGCGTTTGCAGCGCGTCCCTGGGAGCTCGGCAAGACTCAGTCGATCGACGTCATGGACGGCGTCGGATCGTCGATCCGCGTCGACACCCGCGGCCGCGAGGTCATGCGCGTGCTGCCCCGCATCAATGAGGCCGTCAACGAGGAGTGGATCTCGGATAAGACCCGCCACGTCGTCGACGGCCTGCGCACCCAACGCCTCGACCGGCCCTATATCCGTGAGGCCGGCAAGCTGCGCGCGGCGAGCTGGCAGGAGGCCTTTGCCGCGATCGCCTCCAAGGCAGCGCGCACCGACGGCAAGCGGATCGGCGCGATCGCCGGCGATCTCGCCGGCGTCGAAGAGATGTTCGCGCTGAAGGATCTGCTGGCAAAATTCGGCTCGGCCAATCTGGCCGTGCAGGGCGGCGACGCCTTCGATCCGGCGCTCGGCCGCGGCTCCTACATCTTCAACCCGACGCTTGCAGGCGTCGAGCAGGCCGATGCGCTCTTGATCATCGGCGCCAATCCGCGGAAAGAGGCGGCCGTGTTCAACGCCCGTATCCGCAAGCGCTACCGCACCGGCGGCCTCAAGGTCGGCGTGATCGGCGCCAAGGCCGATCTGACCTACGACTATGATTATCTTGGCGCGGGCAGCGAGACGCTCGGCGAGCTCGCGGCCGGCAAGCACTCCTTCATGGACGTGCTCAAGAACGCCAAGCACCCGATCATTCTGGTCGGCGCAGGCGCGGCCGCGCGTCACGACGGCGCCGCCATTCTCGCAAGCGCCGCCAAGCTCGCGCTCGACGTTGGCGCGCTGACGGACGGCTGGAACGGCTTTGGCGTGCTGCACGAGACCGCCTCGCGCGTCGGTGCGCTCGACGTCGGCTTCGTGGCCGGTCCGGGCGGGCTGAACGCCGCGCAGATGACCACGTTCGGCACGCTGGACCTGCTGTTCCTGCTCGGCGCCGACGAGATCAAGGCGCCGGACGGCACTTTCGTGGTCTATATCGGCACCCATGGCGACCGCGGCGCGCACCGCGCCGACGTGATCCTGCCGGGAGCCGCCTACACCGAGAAGTCCGCGATCTACGTCAACACCGAAGGCCGCGCACAGATGACCGGCCGCGCCGCGTTCCCGCCGGGCGAGGCCCGCGAGGACTGGGCGATCGTCCGCGCGCTGTCGGAAGCGCTCGGCAAGAAGCTCGGCTATGACTCGCTTGCCGCGCTGCGCCAGGCGATCTTCAAGGCGGTGCCGCACCTGATCCGGCTCGACCAGATCGAGGCGGGCTCCGCCGACCAGATCAAGAGCCTCGCAGGGAAGGGCGGCGCGCCGGAGAAGGCGCCGTTCAAGGCCCTCGTCGAGGACTTCTATTTGACCAACCCGATCGCGCGTGCGTCCGCCGTGATGGCGGAATGCTCGCGGCTTGCCTCCGGGCAGATGCTGACCGCAGCGGAGTGA
- a CDS encoding NADH-quinone oxidoreductase subunit A, translated as MSGILQNYLPLVVFIGVAGLIGLVLLIAPFIVAFQQPDPEKLSAYECGFNAFDDARMKFDVRFYLVAILFIIFDLEVAFLFPWAVAFGKLGATGFWSMVVFLAVLTVGFAYEWKKGALEWD; from the coding sequence ATGAGCGGCATTCTTCAGAACTACCTTCCACTCGTCGTCTTCATCGGGGTCGCGGGCCTCATCGGCCTCGTGCTGCTGATCGCCCCCTTCATCGTGGCGTTCCAGCAGCCCGATCCGGAAAAGCTCTCGGCGTATGAGTGCGGCTTCAACGCCTTCGACGACGCCCGCATGAAGTTCGACGTTCGCTTCTATCTGGTCGCCATCCTCTTCATCATCTTCGATCTCGAGGTGGCGTTCCTGTTTCCCTGGGCGGTGGCGTTCGGCAAGCTTGGCGCGACCGGCTTCTGGTCCATGGTGGTGTTCCTCGCCGTGCTGACGGTGGGCTTCGCCTATGAATGGAAGAAAGGCGCACTCGAATGGGATTGA
- a CDS encoding NADH-quinone oxidoreductase subunit C, giving the protein MDDGKLDTLGQTIVGALPGAVTGHAVAFNQLTIDVEASKIVEVVKYLRDDPNCRFVNITDITAVDYPDREKRFDVIYHFLSPTLNTRIRLKAQADETTQVPSLIDEFPGADWFEREAYDLYGVFFVGHPDMRRILTDYGFEGHPLRKDFPTTGFLEVRYDDQEKRVVYEPVRLNQEFRKFDFLSPWEGADYPLPGDEKAKS; this is encoded by the coding sequence ATGGACGATGGCAAGCTCGACACCCTGGGGCAAACGATCGTTGGCGCGCTTCCGGGCGCCGTCACCGGTCACGCGGTGGCCTTCAACCAGCTCACCATTGACGTCGAGGCCAGCAAGATCGTCGAGGTCGTAAAATACCTCCGCGACGATCCGAATTGCCGCTTCGTCAACATCACCGACATCACCGCGGTCGACTATCCCGATCGCGAGAAGCGTTTCGACGTGATCTATCACTTCCTGTCACCGACGCTGAACACGCGGATCCGTCTCAAGGCCCAGGCCGACGAGACCACGCAGGTGCCGTCGCTGATCGACGAGTTTCCCGGCGCGGACTGGTTCGAGCGCGAGGCCTATGACCTCTACGGCGTGTTCTTCGTCGGCCATCCCGACATGCGCCGCATCCTCACCGATTACGGTTTCGAGGGGCATCCGCTGCGCAAGGATTTCCCGACCACCGGCTTCCTCGAGGTCCGCTACGACGACCAGGAGAAGCGCGTGGTGTACGAGCCGGTCCGGCTCAACCAGGAATTCCGCAAGTTCGATTTCCTCTCGCCATGGGAGGGAGCCGACTATCCGCTTCCCGGCGATGAGAAGGCGAAATCGTGA
- a CDS encoding NADH-quinone oxidoreductase subunit D, whose protein sequence is MNEQPEQLRNFTINFGPQHPAAHGVLRLVLELDGEVVARVDPHIGLLHRGTEKLIEQKTYLQAIPYFDRLDYVAPMNQEHAFCLAAEKLLGIEVPRRGQLIRVLYCEIGRILSHILNVTTQAMDVGALTPPLWGFEEREKLMVFYERASGSRMHAAFFRVGGVHQDLPQKLIDDIEAWCDPFLKVVEDLDRLLTANRIFKQRNVDIGVVPLKEAWAWGFSGVMVRGSGAAWDLRKSQPYECYAEMDFDIPIGKNGDCYDRYLIRMEEMRQSVRIMKQCIQKLNAPEGKGPVVVEDNKVAPPRRGEMKRSMEALIHHFKLYTEGVHVPAGEVYAAVEAPKGEFGVYLVADGTNKPYKCKIRAPGFAHLQAMDHICRGHLLADVSAILGSLDIVFGEVDR, encoded by the coding sequence ATGAACGAGCAACCCGAACAGCTTCGCAATTTCACCATCAACTTCGGGCCGCAGCATCCGGCCGCGCACGGCGTGCTGCGTCTCGTGCTGGAGCTCGACGGTGAGGTCGTTGCCCGCGTCGATCCGCATATTGGCCTGCTTCATCGTGGTACCGAAAAGCTGATCGAGCAGAAGACCTATCTCCAGGCGATCCCGTATTTCGATCGGCTCGACTACGTCGCGCCGATGAACCAGGAGCACGCCTTCTGCCTCGCCGCCGAAAAGCTGCTCGGCATCGAGGTGCCGCGCCGTGGGCAGTTGATCCGCGTGCTCTATTGCGAGATCGGCCGCATCCTCTCGCACATCCTCAACGTCACCACGCAGGCGATGGACGTCGGCGCGCTGACCCCGCCGCTGTGGGGCTTTGAAGAGCGCGAGAAGCTGATGGTGTTCTACGAGCGCGCCTCGGGCAGCCGTATGCACGCAGCCTTCTTCCGCGTCGGCGGCGTGCACCAGGATCTGCCGCAGAAGCTGATCGACGACATCGAGGCCTGGTGCGATCCGTTCCTGAAGGTGGTCGAGGATCTCGATCGCCTGCTCACCGCCAACCGCATCTTCAAGCAGCGCAACGTCGACATCGGCGTGGTGCCGCTGAAGGAAGCCTGGGCCTGGGGCTTCTCGGGCGTGATGGTGCGCGGCTCGGGCGCGGCCTGGGACCTGCGCAAGTCGCAGCCCTATGAGTGCTACGCCGAGATGGATTTCGACATTCCGATCGGCAAGAACGGCGACTGCTACGACCGCTATCTGATCCGCATGGAAGAGATGCGCCAGTCCGTGCGCATCATGAAGCAGTGCATCCAGAAGCTGAATGCGCCGGAGGGCAAGGGCCCCGTCGTCGTCGAGGACAACAAGGTCGCGCCGCCGCGCCGTGGCGAGATGAAGCGCTCGATGGAAGCCCTCATCCACCACTTCAAGCTCTACACCGAAGGTGTCCACGTGCCGGCCGGCGAGGTCTACGCCGCGGTCGAGGCGCCGAAGGGCGAGTTCGGCGTCTATCTCGTCGCCGACGGCACCAACAAGCCCTACAAGTGCAAGATCCGCGCGCCGGGCTTTGCGCATCTGCAAGCGATGGATCACATCTGCCGCGGCCATCTGCTCGCAGACGTTTCGGCGATCCTGGGTTCGCTCGACATCGTGTTCGGAGAGGTCGATCGGTGA
- the nuoE gene encoding NADH-quinone oxidoreductase subunit NuoE gives MSVRRLAPKEVQPASFAFTDENLAFAKQQIAKYPAGRQASAVIAILWRVQEQHDGWVSEAAIRAVADLLDMPYIRVLEVATFYTMFQLAPVGKKAHVQVCGTTPCRLRGAEDLIHVCESRIHHDPFHLSKDGNFSWEEVECLGACVNAPMVLIGKDTYEDLTKESFGKVLDGFASGNPPKPGPQNGRQFSAPMGGPTTLKETS, from the coding sequence ATGTCCGTCCGCCGATTAGCCCCGAAGGAAGTCCAGCCCGCGAGCTTTGCGTTCACGGACGAGAACCTCGCGTTTGCGAAGCAGCAGATCGCGAAATATCCGGCCGGTCGCCAGGCCTCCGCGGTGATCGCCATCCTCTGGCGCGTCCAGGAGCAGCACGACGGCTGGGTGTCGGAAGCCGCGATCCGCGCCGTCGCCGATCTGCTCGACATGCCCTATATTCGCGTGCTGGAGGTTGCGACCTTCTACACGATGTTCCAGCTTGCCCCCGTCGGCAAGAAGGCCCACGTCCAGGTCTGCGGCACCACGCCGTGCCGCCTGCGCGGCGCGGAAGACCTCATCCACGTCTGCGAGAGCCGGATCCACCACGATCCCTTCCATCTCTCCAAGGATGGCAATTTCAGCTGGGAAGAGGTCGAGTGCTTGGGGGCCTGCGTGAACGCGCCGATGGTGCTGATCGGCAAGGACACCTATGAGGACCTGACCAAGGAAAGTTTTGGCAAGGTGCTCGACGGCTTTGCATCGGGCAATCCGCCGAAGCCCGGTCCGCAGAACGGCCGCCAATTCTCCGCGCCGATGGGCGGCCCGACCACGCTGAAGGAGACCTCCTGA
- a CDS encoding four helix bundle protein produces the protein MSLAESCYRLTAQFPRDELFGLTSQIRRAAASIPANVAEGHGRESTGSFVQSLRISQGSLKELETHLLLAQRVGILDVPDLEIVLGRCESLGKMVRALIRSLQDKSTK, from the coding sequence ATGTCCTTGGCGGAGTCCTGCTATCGGTTGACGGCTCAATTTCCCCGCGACGAACTTTTTGGGCTGACTTCACAGATCAGGCGGGCAGCGGCCTCCATACCCGCGAACGTTGCCGAAGGGCATGGACGCGAAAGCACCGGCAGCTTCGTGCAGTCGCTCCGGATATCGCAGGGATCGCTGAAGGAACTGGAAACTCATCTGCTCTTGGCGCAGCGCGTCGGTATTTTGGACGTGCCCGATCTGGAGATAGTTTTGGGACGATGCGAAAGCTTGGGCAAAATGGTTCGCGCGTTGATACGTTCTCTGCAGGACAAGTCCACAAAATGA
- a CDS encoding NuoB/complex I 20 kDa subunit family protein: MGLNPATQSAGPVIAPAPKGILDPSTGKPVGANDPFFLEVNSELSDKGFFTAATDDLITWARTGSLMWMTFGLACCAVEMMQVSMPRYDVERFGFAPRASPRQSDVMIVAGTLTNKMAPALRKVYDQMPEPRYVISMGSCANGGGYYHYSYSVVRGCDRIVPIDIYVPGCPPTAEALLYGVLLLQKKIRRTGTIER, translated from the coding sequence ATGGGATTGAACCCAGCTACGCAGTCCGCAGGTCCGGTTATCGCGCCGGCCCCCAAGGGCATTCTGGATCCGTCGACCGGCAAGCCGGTTGGGGCCAATGATCCGTTCTTCCTCGAGGTCAATTCGGAGCTGTCCGACAAGGGCTTCTTCACGGCCGCGACCGACGACCTCATCACCTGGGCGCGCACCGGCTCGCTGATGTGGATGACCTTCGGTCTCGCCTGCTGCGCGGTCGAGATGATGCAGGTGTCGATGCCGCGCTACGATGTCGAGCGCTTCGGCTTCGCCCCGCGTGCCTCGCCGCGCCAGTCCGACGTGATGATCGTCGCAGGGACCTTGACCAACAAGATGGCGCCGGCGCTGCGCAAGGTCTACGACCAGATGCCCGAGCCGCGCTACGTCATCTCGATGGGCTCCTGCGCCAATGGCGGCGGCTATTATCACTATTCCTACTCGGTCGTGCGCGGCTGCGACCGCATCGTGCCGATCGACATCTACGTGCCGGGCTGTCCGCCCACGGCAGAAGCGCTGCTCTACGGCGTGCTGCTGCTTCAGAAGAAGATCCGGCGCACCGGCACCATCGAACGCTAA
- a CDS encoding FkbM family methyltransferase — protein MAQAPIQFDRASGALEGANLWERTAALALVTGSKISSHFSHMGYIACANLLRKTLPERNIAIKLNPDAVFEFPYGDGYWSKLLNRSYSYEDELELLFADSIDVDYTLLDCGANYGYWSVLVSSRPFGSHKAIAIEPSGQNYPKLANNARINGNRFETMKCAIGASRGTARLSGTKHEAFSIAGEASAGGEEVPVLALDNLIEDGKVAATGRYLIKLDVEGVEIEAIKGGARLLEADSVIMCEEHGSDRSHAVSRFILEQTPMKLIVLDPRTNRLETVTELSILDRIKVSTHVGYNVFGTASAFWQDRINALNAKTARRMQ, from the coding sequence ATGGCGCAGGCGCCAATCCAGTTTGACCGTGCCTCGGGGGCCCTTGAAGGGGCCAACCTGTGGGAGCGGACGGCTGCCTTGGCGCTGGTGACGGGATCGAAGATCTCCTCGCACTTCTCGCATATGGGCTACATCGCCTGCGCCAATCTGCTGCGGAAAACGCTGCCCGAGCGCAACATCGCGATCAAGCTCAACCCCGACGCCGTGTTCGAATTCCCCTACGGCGACGGCTATTGGAGCAAGCTGCTCAACCGCTCCTACAGCTACGAAGACGAGCTCGAGCTGCTGTTCGCCGATTCCATCGACGTCGACTATACGCTGCTCGATTGCGGCGCGAATTACGGCTACTGGTCAGTGCTGGTGTCGAGCAGGCCGTTCGGCTCGCACAAGGCGATCGCGATCGAGCCGTCGGGGCAGAACTATCCGAAGCTCGCCAACAACGCCCGCATCAACGGCAACCGCTTCGAGACCATGAAATGCGCCATCGGCGCCTCGCGCGGCACCGCGCGCCTGTCCGGGACCAAGCACGAGGCCTTCAGCATTGCCGGCGAAGCGTCCGCCGGCGGGGAAGAGGTGCCGGTGCTGGCGCTCGACAACCTCATCGAGGACGGCAAGGTCGCGGCCACCGGCAGATATCTGATCAAGCTCGACGTCGAGGGCGTCGAGATCGAGGCGATCAAGGGCGGGGCCCGGCTGCTTGAGGCCGACAGCGTGATCATGTGCGAGGAGCACGGCAGCGACCGCTCTCACGCGGTGTCGCGCTTTATCCTCGAACAGACCCCGATGAAGCTGATCGTGCTCGATCCGCGCACCAACCGGCTGGAGACGGTGACCGAGCTGTCGATCCTCGACCGCATCAAGGTCTCGACCCACGTCGGCTACAATGTTTTCGGCACCGCGAGCGCATTCTGGCAGGACAGGATCAATGCCCTGAATGCCAAAACCGCGCGCCGCATGCAGTGA